The proteins below come from a single Halomonas binhaiensis genomic window:
- a CDS encoding acyltransferase, whose protein sequence is MSTIKGLISILLLMLNTLFWAVPLVILTLVKLVVPGRPLQRKVLTGLNAIALNWIGFNLWWMKHWVKPDVRLQVPEGLSPDDWWLVISNHKSWTDIFILMMAMHRRIPMPRFFIKQQLIWVPIVGLAWWALEFPFMRRYTREQLAKAPTLAQRDRKATERMCERARDVPIAIINFVEGTRFTEAKKVARQSPFQHLLRPKAGGCAQVLGLLGSRLSGIIDVTIDYQSPEPNFWDFLCGREKAIRLDARLLEVEDWMLDGRYHDDSTYKERFHSWLNALWQEKDASLDSHRW, encoded by the coding sequence ATGTCTACCATCAAGGGGCTGATCAGCATCCTGCTTCTGATGCTCAATACCTTGTTCTGGGCCGTGCCATTGGTCATTCTGACGCTGGTCAAGCTCGTCGTTCCCGGACGCCCCTTGCAGCGCAAGGTTCTCACTGGCTTGAATGCCATCGCCTTGAACTGGATCGGCTTCAATCTATGGTGGATGAAACACTGGGTGAAACCGGATGTACGTCTTCAGGTGCCTGAAGGGTTATCCCCTGATGACTGGTGGCTGGTGATCTCCAATCACAAGAGCTGGACCGATATCTTCATTCTGATGATGGCGATGCACCGCCGGATTCCCATGCCACGTTTCTTCATTAAACAGCAACTGATCTGGGTCCCCATCGTTGGCCTCGCCTGGTGGGCGCTGGAGTTTCCCTTCATGCGCCGCTATACGCGGGAACAGCTGGCCAAGGCTCCTACGCTTGCGCAACGGGACCGCAAGGCAACCGAGCGCATGTGCGAACGTGCCCGGGATGTGCCCATTGCCATCATCAATTTTGTCGAAGGTACCCGCTTCACCGAAGCCAAGAAAGTCGCCCGCCAGAGCCCTTTCCAGCACCTGCTACGTCCCAAGGCAGGTGGTTGTGCTCAGGTATTGGGGCTGCTTGGTAGCCGTCTCAGCGGTATCATTGACGTGACCATCGATTACCAGTCCCCCGAACCCAATTTCTGGGACTTCCTGTGCGGGCGTGAAAAGGCCATTCGTCTTGATGCGCGCTTGCTGGAAGTCGAAGACTGGATGCTCGATGGCCGCTATCATGACGACTCGACCTACAAGGAACGATTCCACTCATGGCTCAACGCCCTGTGGCAGGAAAAGGATGCCTCTCTAGACTCGCACCGCTGGTAA
- a CDS encoding LysM peptidoglycan-binding domain-containing protein, which translates to MAQRPVAGKGCLSRLAPLVIALVLAGCAGQSTDGGSPSSAISSTSSSIAGQWVTVQRGDTLGTIASRAGVPLARLQRFNPGVDSQRMAVGQRLLVPSQQERAPSGGPYRYQIRSGDTFSAIARRFGSTAQRIQAANPGVSATNLRVGQLVQVPLSGKAASTASRASAAASTSSASARLPDPGSVPSSARNWSWPLDEYRIVRRYGPDSHGTLQPMLLATDAGAQAKAAAAGQVRFADSMRQLGNVVIVHHSDNLQSVYALCDRLLVKNGQNVQPGTPLCVVGKHSSSGRYDLLFDIRHGGKPINPTSVLK; encoded by the coding sequence ATGGCTCAACGCCCTGTGGCAGGAAAAGGATGCCTCTCTAGACTCGCACCGCTGGTAATTGCACTCGTGCTGGCCGGCTGTGCTGGCCAGTCAACAGATGGCGGAAGCCCTTCCTCCGCTATCAGCAGTACCAGCAGCAGCATTGCCGGTCAATGGGTCACCGTACAGCGTGGTGATACCCTGGGCACCATCGCCTCCCGTGCCGGGGTCCCACTGGCTCGCCTGCAACGCTTCAACCCCGGTGTCGATTCACAGCGCATGGCCGTGGGCCAGCGCTTGCTGGTTCCCAGCCAACAGGAGCGAGCACCTTCTGGCGGGCCTTATCGCTACCAGATCCGCAGCGGCGATACTTTCAGCGCCATTGCTCGTCGATTTGGCAGCACAGCACAACGCATTCAGGCCGCCAACCCCGGCGTTTCAGCTACCAACCTGCGCGTTGGCCAACTGGTGCAAGTGCCGCTGTCGGGCAAAGCCGCCAGCACAGCAAGTCGCGCTTCGGCCGCCGCGTCCACATCATCAGCTTCCGCGCGCCTGCCGGATCCTGGCAGTGTGCCATCCAGTGCCCGCAACTGGTCCTGGCCACTGGATGAATATCGTATTGTCCGCCGCTATGGCCCCGACAGTCATGGCACCTTGCAGCCCATGCTGCTGGCGACCGATGCCGGAGCCCAGGCCAAGGCCGCAGCAGCTGGCCAGGTACGCTTTGCCGACAGCATGCGCCAGTTGGGTAACGTGGTCATCGTCCACCATTCAGACAACCTGCAGAGTGTCTACGCCTTATGCGATCGGCTCCTGGTCAAGAATGGCCAGAATGTCCAACCCGGCACTCCGTTATGTGTCGTTGGAAAGCACAGCAGCAGTGGACGTTACGACCTGTTGTTCGACATCCGCCACGGCGGCAAGCCGATCAACCCCACATCTGTGCTGAAATGA
- a CDS encoding glycosyltransferase family 4 protein produces MRICLVSETWSPDINGVAHTLGNISRELRARGVTLQLVRPRPADPQAPRAEGMENELQVRGMSVPGYKEVRIGWPAAGKIRQLWKQQRPDAVYVATEGPLGWSALRAAERMSIPVVSGWHTNFDHYCQDYGVPWMAPVVRSRLRHFHNRCAATLVPTHQQAQELSALGFERVNVMARGIDGQNFDPTKRNQALRDHWGAGPHQPVALYVGRLAPEKNLDLLRDTFLDMLEARPDMRLVIVGDGPGRAGLEKALPDAIFTGFISAEELPSHYASADIFIFPSLSETWGNVVLEAMASGLAVVAFRHAAGAELISHDEDGLQLAANDPAGFRLAAAELCQQQARYARLGRAARERALSYRWPAIAETFLNTHLSARESHNEISNPAGV; encoded by the coding sequence ATGCGCATTTGTCTGGTCAGCGAAACCTGGTCTCCTGATATCAACGGTGTCGCCCACACGTTGGGCAATATCAGTCGAGAACTGAGAGCTCGTGGCGTCACGCTGCAACTGGTTCGTCCACGACCAGCCGACCCGCAGGCTCCCAGAGCCGAAGGCATGGAAAACGAGCTACAGGTACGTGGGATGTCCGTGCCGGGCTACAAGGAAGTGCGTATTGGCTGGCCTGCGGCGGGCAAGATCCGTCAGTTATGGAAACAACAGCGACCAGATGCCGTTTATGTCGCAACCGAAGGCCCATTGGGTTGGTCTGCCCTGCGTGCAGCAGAACGCATGTCGATTCCCGTAGTCAGCGGGTGGCACACCAACTTCGACCACTATTGCCAGGATTACGGCGTTCCCTGGATGGCCCCCGTGGTTCGCAGCCGTCTGCGCCATTTCCACAACCGCTGTGCTGCCACCCTGGTGCCCACGCATCAGCAGGCCCAGGAACTGAGCGCCCTCGGTTTCGAGCGAGTCAACGTGATGGCACGCGGTATCGATGGTCAGAACTTCGATCCCACCAAGCGCAATCAAGCACTGCGAGACCATTGGGGAGCCGGCCCTCATCAACCTGTTGCCTTGTATGTGGGACGCCTGGCACCAGAGAAGAACCTGGACCTGTTGCGCGATACGTTTCTCGACATGCTGGAAGCCCGCCCGGACATGCGCCTGGTCATCGTTGGCGATGGCCCGGGACGTGCAGGCCTGGAAAAAGCCCTGCCAGATGCCATCTTCACGGGTTTCATCAGTGCCGAGGAACTGCCCTCACACTACGCCAGTGCCGATATCTTCATCTTCCCTTCACTGTCCGAGACCTGGGGCAACGTCGTGCTGGAAGCCATGGCCAGCGGCCTGGCTGTCGTTGCCTTCCGTCACGCAGCTGGTGCTGAGTTGATCAGTCATGACGAGGATGGACTCCAGCTGGCAGCAAACGACCCTGCCGGTTTTCGTCTCGCTGCTGCCGAACTGTGTCAACAGCAGGCGCGCTATGCACGTCTAGGACGTGCCGCAAGAGAACGTGCCTTGTCTTACCGCTGGCCGGCCATTGCCGAGACCTTCCTCAACACTCACCTTAGCGCACGGGAGTCCCACAATGAGATCTCGAACCCCGCAGGTGTTTGA
- a CDS encoding phosphatase PAP2 family protein: protein MRSRTPQVFDRLDMIEWHLCQRMAGWSIHQPWLMTLKLASKAGDWPLWVALILAQPAIHGRDIGLRLMLEYALTALAAIAVYKLVKTRLCRERPFITFGGSITCSEPARDRYSFPSGHTMHAVMFCALVATHAPTLLPWLAPIAILIAISRVGLGLHYISDVLAGALLGYGFAQLNLALSPVQEVISITAP, encoded by the coding sequence ATGAGATCTCGAACCCCGCAGGTGTTTGACCGACTCGACATGATCGAATGGCATCTCTGCCAGCGCATGGCTGGATGGAGTATTCATCAACCCTGGCTGATGACGTTGAAGTTGGCCAGCAAGGCAGGAGACTGGCCTCTCTGGGTCGCCTTGATTCTGGCGCAGCCCGCCATTCATGGCCGCGACATCGGCTTGCGTCTGATGCTCGAATATGCCCTGACCGCTCTGGCAGCCATTGCTGTCTACAAGCTGGTCAAGACGCGCTTGTGCCGCGAACGCCCCTTCATCACCTTTGGCGGCAGCATTACCTGCAGCGAACCTGCTCGCGACCGGTACAGCTTTCCCAGCGGCCATACCATGCACGCCGTCATGTTCTGTGCACTGGTAGCCACCCATGCCCCAACCCTGCTGCCGTGGCTCGCTCCCATTGCAATACTGATCGCCATTTCAAGAGTCGGCCTGGGATTGCACTACATCAGTGACGTTCTTGCAGGAGCTCTGCTGGGTTACGGTTTTGCCCAGCTCAACCTGGCGTTGTCGCCCGTACAGGAAGTCATCAGCATCACAGCCCCTTGA
- a CDS encoding alpha-ketoglutarate-dependent dioxygenase AlkB family protein has protein sequence MHSSILTSPPLTYIGNFLPSEEADDLLATLSHQLDWQRPSLRLYGKEHPIPRQQVWMGDCHYRYSGQMFAPEPWHPRVEQIRQRLEQQLAPYRFNSVLLNRYCDGSERMGWHSDNEPELGNTPCIASISLGSCRPLRWRWKDRSEPSFNTWLEHGSLLVMGPGVQERLEHALLPRKIAGQRINLTFRWIER, from the coding sequence ATGCATAGCTCGATCCTGACATCACCTCCTCTGACATATATCGGCAACTTTCTTCCCTCCGAGGAAGCTGACGACTTGCTTGCGACGCTAAGTCACCAGCTCGATTGGCAGCGCCCTAGTCTCAGACTGTACGGCAAGGAACACCCCATTCCGCGCCAGCAGGTATGGATGGGTGATTGCCACTACCGTTATTCTGGACAGATGTTCGCTCCAGAGCCCTGGCACCCTCGCGTGGAACAGATTCGTCAACGGCTGGAACAACAGTTGGCGCCCTATCGTTTCAACAGTGTCCTGCTCAATCGCTACTGCGACGGTAGTGAACGCATGGGCTGGCATAGTGATAACGAACCAGAGCTGGGAAATACCCCCTGCATAGCTTCCATCAGCCTAGGAAGTTGCCGCCCACTTCGCTGGCGCTGGAAAGATCGTTCCGAGCCTTCTTTCAATACCTGGCTGGAACATGGCAGCCTGCTGGTGATGGGGCCAGGGGTTCAAGAACGCCTGGAGCATGCCCTGCTGCCCCGCAAGATCGCTGGACAAAGAATCAACCTGACGTTTCGCTGGATCGAGCGGTAA